Sequence from the Leishmania donovani BPK282A1 complete genome, chromosome 16 genome:
AGGAAGGCACAAGGTGCATATGACGtcaccggcacacacacacacctataTAGATATACGTTTCTGCTCTGTACACCTCTCGTGTAGGTGTAAGTGTAGGTAGTATAGCGGTTGGTGCCTTTACGTAGCAGCAGTGGATAAGGTGAAGTCGTGGCTCGACAGGTGCCACCACCTGTTGGCCGGGCGCAAAacaagaaaacgaaaaaaaaaagctagACGCGGTGGAGAGCACCCGTGCACGCAAAACACGCGCTATGCCGGTTGTCCATAGAGGgtgtccaccaccaccaccaccacccaccctctttgttgtttgtttttcaCGCCGGACGAGTACGTatgggcgtgtgtgcacgtgtgagAGAGTGTATGCGCCACGTGTCTCCCTCAGGTCTCGCTTCGACGTCCATCACCCATCGCCCTCTCGCCTTTGTGCCcacttctttttctctgttcGGCAAATCGAgcgccgcccccacccccttgaCGTCTGAGAGAGGTGCATGCCTggctgtgtatgtgtgtgtgtgtgtgtcgcgcgGGAGCGCCTGAAGGAGAGCTTGACGGGAAGGAAAGCGGCTCTGGTCGtgggaagggaaggaagagaaTGACGGAAGGGGGCACCTCACGCGGTAGCCCGCCTTACCATCAGCAAAACCGGtcactccccctccctcctccccttctctaTAGGGGCGTGGGtactggtggtggtgtctACAACCGTGCAAGCTTGCTCTCTGCTCGTGTCAGGTGGGAAGGGATGGATGGAGTAGCACctagagggagagggtgcacatctgcgcgcgcgcacacgcacaagcataCGTGCTCGCGCGCGTCATCACAGCAACGAAGCAGTATGTGGCTGCAGCACGCGGACTAGGGTTACACCCACCGCTTCCAGTACCGGGACTTACGCAACTCGCCGGCACGAGCGAGAATAACATCGGCGATGTCGGTCTGCATTGCGTTGCACAGGCTCACTACCTCGTTATGGATCACCATCGTGAACAGTGGCGGGACAACTCCGACGTCGGCCGCTGTGGAGCTCGTGCCATCGGTACCGCCTCGGGCGCCGTGTCCGTTACACGTGCTGGTGTCCTCGCTGCCACACGCTGGCACCACACCCAGCTCCCCGTGGCGGATCGCTCCGAGCTTCTCAAAATCAGgggtggcggcagaggaggatgGTGGTGTCATGCTCAcactcgcagcagcggcgctgcggatgctACTCCCTCtgctgccagcggcggtgccatcCCCTcggcctgcgtgcgtgcgcgggaTGGGGTAGCGCTTAGTCTGCACAACTCTCCCACCGAGTTGAAATATCTTCTCCATCGTGAGAAAGACGATTCCGGGCGTGTCCGTCAGCGGGAAGTGGTAGCGAGCGCAGTACTCCCACATGAGCCAGGTGGTGCAAGGGTTGtagcggctgccgcggtaGTTCAGGCAGCGCACCAGCCTGTCCCTAAGCGGGTTCAACCGCGCAAACCTCTCACGGTCGTCCAGCTGGGCAACGTTATAGTAACGCACGATGCTGCGCGCAGTGTCAGTGGAGGCCTCCTCACCCGGCACCGAggtggcagccgcgccggcgcgcgcgtcgtACGAGAGCTCTGCGTCGgcagccgttgccgccgGGCTCTGCCACCAAGGCTCAGACGACGAGAGTGGCACCAGCGTGCAGCACCCCACCTCCTCGGGCCGCACTGTTGCGCCAATCGCCTGCACATCACGCTCGGAAAGCCAGTATGGGCTTTGCGCTCGTAGGCGGGGAAAGTGCGGTGAGGCAGCAATGGACGTGGCGAgcgcaaaagaaaaatgaCCGCCGGCGAGGTCGAGCAGCTTCGCATTGGCATCGAAGCCCCTCCGGAACGACGAGGTACCATCGCGATCTCTCGCcagacgcagacgcgcgaTGACCTCGGTCACAGTAGCGGCGCGGTACTCCGCGGCCAAGGTCGTCTGCTCCAGGTTGAACaagcgcaccaccaccgacgtGGTGGTGCATACCAGgaccccttcctcctcctccaccgtcaCGGTCGCGCCGGCATCCTCGAAGGCTCTCCGCGACGCCCAGAAGGGCGAGAGAAAGCGACGTGCCTCCGCTGTGCTCCGCATGGCCGACGCGATGCTGCCCCAATACCGTACACCTTGCAGGTTCAACGGCTCTCCTGCACTGTACGGCGTAGCAACAGGCTTTGCAggttgctctctctctgttctgTTCTGCTTCTGAGATGCAGCCCCGTGTAACGGGGGTGCCGCCTTCGAAGCGGTTACAGTGGCagccctctccacccccatcgcctccacctcaTCCGCAAAGGCCTCAGCgcactccagcagctcctcctcaccGTTCGACACGCCATCTCCTTCcacggcatcgccgtcagCTGACCCGGCCACGTCAGGACCTACCGTGTCCGCATCAGGAATGCGCTCATAAGTTGCCGGCGCTTCCGCATTGGAGAACCGGTCAGCACCGTCAGTGTCCGCCGCAACGGCGGACGACGACAGCCGGGAGTGCCCTAGCAGCGACTTCAGGGCGGCGGTAGCCTGGCTCGCCGcagtgtgcgcatgcgcaacAGACACCGGGTACGTCGACGCGCCCCCTTCGACAAGGGCACCGTGCGCGTTGTTGCGTTGTGTGTCCGCATCCCGGTCGCCGCCCACAGCGCGATGACACCCACGACCAGCGTCGCCAGCACCAGAGTCGTCCCcggcgccgtctctgccATGAAGCGACGCCGCAGAATGCTGCGGCGTCACACCAGCCAGAGTCTTGGcgcgcagcaacaacggGCATGATGGATGCAACGCAGCGGCTGGCAAACACCCCTGTGCAAGcgcgcagccaccgcagaggcgctgtgcagcacggcgcgAGCTGAACATGGAAAGTAGCGCGAGAGAGAATGGAAAAGGAGGCAGGGCAGGAGCGATGCGGCAGGAACTCAACCGAAGTATCAGCGCAGCCGAGCGGACAGATGAGGACAGGGtattctctctcttgtgtgtctgtgtgtgtgtgtgtgtgtatgcgatCGCAGCGGTTGAGGACGCGAatggagagaggaggaggggacgGGACGGGAAcgcggaggcgaggaggaaggggtgtGAGTTTGTTGATGGTGAGAGATGGAGAAAGCagaggggagaagacgaGAGGAAAGGAGTGTCGTCTGTGCCGCGCCAAGGAGCGCTGCGAGCACGTCCGCTAGCAGGCCATTGCCCGCTTGCATTgcttgtgtgcttgtgtgcctgtgtggcTATGCAGCGACGTCAGTGCCCCTcgtcgcacacgcgccagacggaggaaggaagggagggaaagcgTGTGCGTCCGTTGTGCGTGAGAGCAGTAGAGAATGGAGAGCGCTGCCGgggtgcgcacgtgcggAAGTGTGGCCGTGCGTTGTTTTCAATgtgcatacatatatatatacaccAGACACACGGTGTTGTGCCTTGCGCTCACATGCTTCAGATAAAGCCTCGCCATCACCTCTGCACGATGGCGTCgcgggaggaggatgaggagcagaggaaaagggggaCGAGAAGGCCCCCGTAGCAACAAGAGAGACGCCACATGGGTTCTGCGCTCGCGTAGTCTTTCAGtggaaagagaagggaaggggaagggtaTGCGGATGGGGGCTGAGacgcacccccccccttacGCCACACCCGTCCCCCTCGGCGTTACCTCCCCACTGACGCTGCATCACGCCTCTCGTACCAGCAGGCGTATGCAATGAGCCCCACCCTCACCAAACTCTCTTCTATGCATGTCTATGATATAGGCGATAAGGTGCGAGCATCCCCCCCCTGCCTGCGTCCGTCTCTGCACCTTCtactcctcttcccctttctACCGCGCACATGCAGAGGCGCACAGCCCACAAACTTAGAGAAAATGGGCGCatctgcacgcacgcagcacacagGCCGTGCCTGTGGCCAGGGAACGGGGCAAGGACGGGGGAGATCACGGCATTCCATCACCaccagaaagagagacacacgcgaAGGTGCGTTTGGAGCGGAGGTTGACCCggaaggaggtggtgagCGGGGCGGGAGATGAGAAGCGTCACCTCCCGcatccccttccccctcttctgTCTTTCCACgccccgccgcgcgcgctcacACGTACACAAGCGGAAGTCTGGCAAGCGCACGCAGTGATGCCGCCCACCACACCGCCACAACCATTTTCCAAGAGGGCTctcccgcccctctctcctttatTCGAGCCTCCGTCTCCGTGTCTCTGCTTCGCCGCCCACTGCGAGCGCGTGCGAAGTGGATGGAACATGCACGCATATGTGCACTCGCGTCATCGGCGCAACGACCGCGCGCCCGCTCTCTtgatcgctgccgcctctgccgtgggccgacgcagcgcctgcagtcATGGGTGCTGCATCCACATCTGGAACGGACAATGATCGCTGCCCATCACCGTCGGCATCGGGAAGCAGTCCACAACGTACGATGCAAGCCGCGAGGAGACAACGAAGTAGTCCAAGCGCCACCCCAAGTTTCTTGGGCGACCGTTGATACGCTGCGACCAGAAGGAGTAGACCGGGCCTGCGTGGGGGTAGAGCTGGCGAAAGACGTCCACCGAGTTCGTCCGCTGCATCGTCTCGCGAAACGATATCCGCTCCTCTGGCGCAAAGCCGCTGCACTCCTGCATCGACTTGAATGTACCGGCGTAGTAGCGGTCGTAGTCGCGCTCCGCCACATTGAGGTCGCCAGCCCAGATAAAGCCGTGCgggctgctgtcgccgcccttcgccgccgccgacgggaCGCCGGCATTTTCCGTGGCCCAGGTATCCAGCCGCTGAAGGTACTCCCTCATGCTGGGATCAAAGGATTGGACGCGGTAAGGCAGCCGCGTCAGTCCCATGCCGCTGTTCGCCACGTACGTGTTCACGAGGGCAatgcgcgacgacgacgatgcagaGTCCGGATCCGGAGATAGGAATGTAGTCAGCACGCggccctcctcgtcgccagcgccttcTACCAGCACCGGTGagccggcggccgcgcctGCCTGTGGTTCGGACGGCAATGCGAAGCCACGAGTGCACCGCGCGTGCAGCCGTTTCACAGTGGTGCTGTTCTTCATGTAGGTGCGGGTGCCCGAGTAGCCCCGCTTGAAGGCGCACGGGTGGTCCACAAAGGAGTAGCCGTCCACCACGCCGAGGGTCGCATTGGCATCGGCCTCGTCGACGTTCAGCTTGGTCTCCTGCAGGCACAAAACATCCGGCTTCTCGGCCTCCATGAACGCTCTCAGCGCC
This genomic interval carries:
- a CDS encoding apurinic/apyrimidinic endonuclease-redox protein, with translation MASKRRRQSSGDSASSSTSSSSTSELPPSKKAAGGQRVTAEAAVAPITTVATSATATAAGGAKKKATTGSPARRTSSAPKISNGDAGRLIRSAEALAALNTKKSEKEIWSDVVPFVRRTTDSDFDPSRMYKFITWNVAGLRGLLKKNASALRAFMEAEKPDVLCLQETKLNVDEADANATLGVVDGYSFVDHPCAFKRGYSGTRTYMKNSTTVKRLHARCTRGFALPSEPQAGAAAGSPVLVEGAGDEEGRVLTTFLSPDPDSASSSSRIALVNTYVANSGMGLTRLPYRVQSFDPSMREYLQRLDTWATENAGVPSAAAKGGDSSPHGFIWAGDLNVAERDYDRYYAGTFKSMQECSGFAPEERISFRETMQRTNSVDVFRQLYPHAGPVYSFWSQRINGRPRNLGWRLDYFVVSSRLASYVVDCFPMPTVMGSDHCPFQMWMQHP